One stretch of Cygnus olor isolate bCygOlo1 chromosome 1, bCygOlo1.pri.v2, whole genome shotgun sequence DNA includes these proteins:
- the ODF3B gene encoding outer dense fiber protein 3B, producing the protein MSTSAWVGTWRPHRPRGPIAALYSSPGPKYGLPTNVGYRLHDPSRHRAPAYSFGARTAQHRDDRSPGPAYMLPPRTTAKGKDGIPAYSIYGRPRDLEPFRTPGPGCYSPEKAGKWAFPSAPGYSLRSRTKEFTSDQTPGPAAYRLPPMLGPRIVSKSSAPNYSMPGRSNVGAFYEDLCKTPGPCNYRVVDANVYKSRAPQYSMLARNPPPGDSTIKPGPGAYNPSTGRPQGLTFGIRHSDYLTPLIVDVPD; encoded by the exons ATGTCGACCAGCGCCTGGGTGGGCACCTGGAGACCCCACCGCCCCCGCGGCCCCATCGCCGCCCTCTACAGCAGCCCCGGGCCCAAGTACGGGCTCCCCACCAATGTCG GGTACCGGCTGCACGACCCGTCCCGGCACCGCGCGCCCGCCTACAGCTTCGGCGCCCGCACGGCGCAGCACCGGGACGACCGCTCCCCGGGGCCCGCGTACATGCTGCCCCCCAGGACCACCGCCAAGGGCAAGGACGGGATCCCAGCGTACTCCATCTACGGCCGCCCCCGGGACCTGGAGCCCTTCCGGACGCCCGGGCCAG GCTGCTACTCACCGGAGAAGGCAGGGAAATGGGCATTCCCCTCCGCGCCCGGCTACTCCCTGCGCTCCCGCACCAAGGAGTTCACCAGCGACCAGACACCAG GCCCCGCCGCGTACCGCCTGCCCCCCATGCTGGGGCCCCGCATCGTCAGCAAGAGCTCGGCCCCCAACTACTCCATGCCAGGACGCAGCAATGTGGGCGCCTTCTACGAGGACCTGTGCAAG ACACCAGGACCCTGCAACTACCGCGTGGTGGACGCCAACGTCTACAAGAGCCGGGCGCCGCAGTACAGCATGCTGGCGCGCAACCCACCCCCCGGGGACAGCACCATCAAGCCGGGGCCCGGTGCATACAACCCCAGCACG GGCCGGCCGCAGGGGCTGACGTTCGGGATCCGGCACTCGGACTACCTGACCCCGCTCATCGTGGACGTGCCCGACTAG
- the CPT1B gene encoding carnitine O-palmitoyltransferase 1, muscle isoform isoform X1: MAEAHQAVAFQFTVTPEGLDFHLSREAVKQLYLAGISSWKKRFVRAKNSFLTGVYPASPSSWMVVVMATAGSFYCQVDPSMGLIARIRCFLPESQLLSYESRTVVSAVLFSTGVWLSAVLLFRQTMRLLLSYHGWMFEPHGKMSRSTKIWVALMKVLSGRKPLLYSFQTSLPKLPVPPVEATIRRYLESVRPLMDDEKYSKMEALAKEFKEKTAPRLQKYLILKSWWTTNYVSDWWEQYIYLRGRSPLMVNSNYYAMDFLYVTPSHIQAARAGNVVHAILLYRRKLDRGEIPPMMALGIVPMCSYQSERMFNTTRIPGKETDTLLHLLDSKHLAVYHKGRFYKVWLYYGGQLLKPRDLELQFQRILDDPSPPQPGEERLAALTAGDRVPWAEARARFFSQGKNKVSLDAIERAAFFLTLDEEAHGYSADREDCMDTYAKSLLHGQCYDRWFDKSFTLVVYKNGKLGANAEHSWADAPIIGHLWEFMLATDKFQLGYTEGGHCVGDPDTRLAPPQRLQWDIPQECQATIESSYRVAKALADDVDFCCFQFSDFGKGLIKKCRTSPDAFIQISLQLAHFRDKGCFCLTYEASMTRLFREGRTETVRSCTSESTAFVRSMGDARQTRAERQRLFKLAAEKHQHMYRMAMTGAGIDRHLFCLYVVSRYLGVQSPFLAQVLSEPWRLSTSQTPQQQLKMFDLDKYPDHVSTGGGFGPVADDGYGVSYIIAGENLITFHVSSKYSSPETDSKRFGRNIRQAMLDIAELFDVPAKKAGK, from the exons ATGGCAGAAGCCCACCAGGCCGTGGCCTTCCAGTTCACCGTCACCCCCGAGGGCTTAGATTTCCACCTCAGCCGCGAGGCCGTCAAGCAGCTCTACCTCGCCGGCATCTCCTCCTGGAAGAAGCGCTTCGTCCGCGCAAAG AACAGCTTCCTGACCGGCGTCTACCCCGCATCCCCCTCCAGCTggatggtggtggtgatggcCACCGCCGGCTCCTTCTACTGCCAGGTGGACCCCTCCATGGGGCTGATCGCCCGCATCCGCTGCTTCCTGCCTGAGAG CCAACTCCTGAGCTACGAGAGCCGGACGGTCGTGAGCGCCGTCCTCTTCTCCACCGGCGTCTGGCTCTCGGCTGTGCTGCTCTTCCGGCAGACGATGAGGCTGCTCCTCTCCTACCACGGGTGGATGTTTGAGCCCCACGGCAAGATGAGCCGCAGCACCAAGATCTGGGTG GCACTGATGAAGGTGCTCTCAGGCCGCAAGCCCCTGCTCTACAGCTTCCAGACCTCGCTGCCCAAGCTGCCCGTGCCCCCCGTGGAGGCCACCATCCGCAGG TACCTGGAGTCCGTGCGCCCGCTGATGGACGACGAGAAGTACAGCAAGATGGAGGCTCTGGCCAAGGAGTTCAAGGAGAAGACGGCCCCTCGGCTGCAGAAGTACCTGATCCTCAAGTCCTGGTGGACCACCAACTAC GTGAGCGACTGGTGGGAGCAGTACATCTACCTACGCGGCCGCAGCCCGCTCATGGTCAACAGCAACTACTACGCCATG GACTTCCTCTACGTGACGCCCAGCCACATACAGGCTGCCCGGGCGGGCAACGTGGTGCACGCCATCCTGCTGTACCGCCGCAAGCTGGACCGCGGGGAGATCCCGCCC ATGATGGCGCTGGGCATCGTGCCCATGTGCTCCTACCAGTCAGAACGGATGTTCAACACCACCCGCATCCCCGGCAAGGAGACGG ACACGCTGCTGCACTTGCTGGACAGCAAGCACTTGGCCGTCTACCACAAGGGCCGCTTCTACAAGGTTTGGCTGTACTACggggggcagctgctgaagCCGCGGGACCTGGAGCTGCAGTTTCAGCGCATCCTGGACGACCCCtcgcccccccagcccggcgAGGAGCGGCTGGCGGCCCTCACCGCTGGGGACAG GGTGCCCTGGGCAGAGGCACGGGCCCGATTCTTCAGCCAGGGCAAGAACAAGGTGTCGCTGGACGCCATCGAGCGGGCAGCCTTCTTCCTGACGCTGGACGAGGAGGCGCACGGCTACAGCGCGGACAGGGAGGACTGCATGGACACCTACGCCAAGTCCCTGCTGCACGGGCAGTGCTACGACCG GTGGTTTGACAAATCCTTCACCCTGGTCGTCTACAAGAACGGCAAGCTGGGCGCCAACGCCGAGCACTCGTGGGCCGACGCACCCATCATCGGGCACCTCTGGGAG tTCATGCTGGCGACGGACAAATTCCAGCTGGGCTACACCGAGGGGGGGCACTGCGTGGGGGACCCCGACACGCGGCTGGCACCACCCCAGCGCCTGCAGTGGGACATCCCCCAGGAG TGCCAGGCCACCATCGAGAGCTCGTACCGCGTGGCCAAGGCGCTGGCCGACGACGTGGACTTCTGCTGCTTCCAGTTCTCCGACTTCGGGAAGGGGCTGATCAAGAAGTGCCGGACCAGCCCCGACGCCTTCATCCAGATCTCCCTGCAGCTCGCCCACTTCCGC GACAAGGGCTGCTTCTGCCTCACCTACGAGGCCTCCATGACGCGGCTGTTCCGCGAGGGCCGGACGGAGACGGTGCGCTCCTGCACCTCCGAGTCGACTGCCTTCGTGCGGAGCATGGGGGACGCCAGGCAGACC CGGGCCGAGCGCCAGCGGCTCTTCAAGCTGGCAGCGGAGAAGCACCAGCACATGTACCGCATGGCCATGACCGGGGCCGGCATCGACCGGCACCTCTTCTGCCTCTACGTGGTGTCCCGCTACCTGGGGGTGCAGTCCCCCTTCCTGGCACAG GTGCTGTCGGAGCCCTGGCGCCTCTCCACCAGCCAGACAccgcagcagcagctgaagatgtTCGACCTGGACAAGTACCCGGACCACGTCTCCACCGGCGGCGGCTTCGGCCCG GTCGCTGACGATGGCTACGGCGTCTCCTACATCATCGCCGGCGAGAACCTCATCACCTTCCACGTCTCCAGCAAGTACTCCAGCCCCGAGACG GACTCGAAGCGTTTCGGGAGGAACATCCGCCAGGCCATGCTGGACATCGCCGAGCTCTTCGACGTGCCAGCCAAGAAGGCGGGGAAGTGA
- the LOC121063846 gene encoding rheacalcin-1-like yields MGPAAFLGLCLLGFLALPSLPGVQANKCPKGWLDFRGSCYGYFGQELTWRKAEAWCKVIHAGCHLASLHSPEEHTAVARFVAKFQRSEEEDNVWIGLHHWNQAQVWIDGSKKRYSAWDDDEFPRGKYCTVLEGSSGFMSWEDNPCSERNPFICKYSA; encoded by the exons ATGGGACCAGCCGCGTTCCTCGgcctctgcctgctgggctTCCTGGCGCTGCCCTCCCTGCCAG GGGTGCAGGCGAACAAGTGCCCCAAGGGCTGGCTGGACTTCAGGGGGAGCTGCTACGGGTACTTCGGGCAGGAGCTCAcctggaggaaggcagag GCTTGGTGCAAGGTGATCCACGCCGGCTGCCACCTCgcctccctgcacagccccgaGGAGCACACAGCCGTCGCCAGGTTCGTGGCCAAGTTCCAGCGCAGCGAGGAGGAGGACAATGTCTGGATCGGCCTCCACCACTGG AACCAAGCCCAGGTGTGGATAGACGGCTCCAAGAAGCGCTACTCTGCCTGGGACGACGACGAATTCCCCAGGGGAAAGTACTGCACAGTGCTGGAGGGCTCCTCGG GTTTCATGTCCTGGGAGGACAACCCCTGCAGCGAGAGGAACCCCTTCATCTGCAAATACTCAGCCTAG
- the LOC121060692 gene encoding uncharacterized protein LOC121060692, whose protein sequence is MPRYAPTAPRSPRPSAGQELSDCTPGWVPVSGGCLGFFPWELSWSRAEVRGCRARCGRQLGSAALGGRVTASWGHPRTGTLSKGSLPSPDRLPPLWHCCSAPRQSTQGCQAPRVPTSPQPRHCSHRPPPGEVGAGVTLPSLLQAFCRRFGSGTHLASVHSEEELQAVVDLLFSSRSSDASEEELDEEVWIGLHRPPRSRSWQWSDGTAVAYNSWHRAALSRRRACAALQDSTGEPGTGAPPPAAPPPATPPPCAALTEPRSLVAMAGAVLGWLVHAHTDTCTHMGVLCEHTCMLPT, encoded by the exons ATGCCCCGCTATGCCCCCACTGCCCCTCGCTCACCCCgtccctctgcagggcaggagctgtcCGACTGCACCCCAGGCTGGGTGCCCGTCAGCGGGGGCTGCCTCGGCTTCTTCCCCTGGGAgctgagctggagcagggccGAGGtaaggggctgcagggcacgATGCGGGCGGCAGCTGGGCTCTGCGGCCCTGGGGGGTCGTGTCACAGCGTCCTGGGGCCACCCCAGGACGGGGACCCTCTCCAAGGGCTCCCTTCCCTCGCCGGACCGGCTGCCACCACTGTGGCACTGCTGCTCTGCGCCAAGGCAGAGCACACAGGGGTGCCAGGCACCACGcgtccccacatccccacagCCCCGGCACTGCTCCCACCGCCCTCCTCCTGGGGAGGTGGGGGCCGGGGTCacgctgccctccctgctgcaggcctTCTGCCGGCGCTTCGGCTCCGGGACCCACCTGGCCTCGGTGCACAGcgaggaggagctgcaggccgTGGTGGACCTGCTCTTCTCCTCCCGCTCCAGCGACGCCAGCGAGGAGGAGCTGGACGAGGAGGTCTGGATCGGCCTCCACCGGCCTCCGCGG AGCCGCAGCTGGCAGTGGTCGGACGGCACGGCGGTGGCGTACAACTCCTGGCACCGGGCGGCCCTCAGCAGGCGGAGAGCCTGCGCCGCGCTGCAAGACTCCACGGGTGAGCCCGGCACCGGGGCACCGCCACCGGCGGCACCGCCACCAGCAACACCGCCACCGTGCGCGGCACTGACCGAGCCCCGCAGCCTCGTGGCCATGGCTGGGGCGGTCCTTGGGTGGcttgtgcatgcacacacagataCGTGCACACACATGGGCGTGCTCTGTGAGCACACGTGCATGCTGCCAACATGA
- the CPT1B gene encoding carnitine O-palmitoyltransferase 1, muscle isoform isoform X2, whose amino-acid sequence MKVLSGRKPLLYSFQTSLPKLPVPPVEATIRRYLESVRPLMDDEKYSKMEALAKEFKEKTAPRLQKYLILKSWWTTNYVSDWWEQYIYLRGRSPLMVNSNYYAMDFLYVTPSHIQAARAGNVVHAILLYRRKLDRGEIPPMMALGIVPMCSYQSERMFNTTRIPGKETDTLLHLLDSKHLAVYHKGRFYKVWLYYGGQLLKPRDLELQFQRILDDPSPPQPGEERLAALTAGDRVPWAEARARFFSQGKNKVSLDAIERAAFFLTLDEEAHGYSADREDCMDTYAKSLLHGQCYDRWFDKSFTLVVYKNGKLGANAEHSWADAPIIGHLWEFMLATDKFQLGYTEGGHCVGDPDTRLAPPQRLQWDIPQECQATIESSYRVAKALADDVDFCCFQFSDFGKGLIKKCRTSPDAFIQISLQLAHFRDKGCFCLTYEASMTRLFREGRTETVRSCTSESTAFVRSMGDARQTRAERQRLFKLAAEKHQHMYRMAMTGAGIDRHLFCLYVVSRYLGVQSPFLAQVLSEPWRLSTSQTPQQQLKMFDLDKYPDHVSTGGGFGPVADDGYGVSYIIAGENLITFHVSSKYSSPETDSKRFGRNIRQAMLDIAELFDVPAKKAGK is encoded by the exons ATGAAGGTGCTCTCAGGCCGCAAGCCCCTGCTCTACAGCTTCCAGACCTCGCTGCCCAAGCTGCCCGTGCCCCCCGTGGAGGCCACCATCCGCAGG TACCTGGAGTCCGTGCGCCCGCTGATGGACGACGAGAAGTACAGCAAGATGGAGGCTCTGGCCAAGGAGTTCAAGGAGAAGACGGCCCCTCGGCTGCAGAAGTACCTGATCCTCAAGTCCTGGTGGACCACCAACTAC GTGAGCGACTGGTGGGAGCAGTACATCTACCTACGCGGCCGCAGCCCGCTCATGGTCAACAGCAACTACTACGCCATG GACTTCCTCTACGTGACGCCCAGCCACATACAGGCTGCCCGGGCGGGCAACGTGGTGCACGCCATCCTGCTGTACCGCCGCAAGCTGGACCGCGGGGAGATCCCGCCC ATGATGGCGCTGGGCATCGTGCCCATGTGCTCCTACCAGTCAGAACGGATGTTCAACACCACCCGCATCCCCGGCAAGGAGACGG ACACGCTGCTGCACTTGCTGGACAGCAAGCACTTGGCCGTCTACCACAAGGGCCGCTTCTACAAGGTTTGGCTGTACTACggggggcagctgctgaagCCGCGGGACCTGGAGCTGCAGTTTCAGCGCATCCTGGACGACCCCtcgcccccccagcccggcgAGGAGCGGCTGGCGGCCCTCACCGCTGGGGACAG GGTGCCCTGGGCAGAGGCACGGGCCCGATTCTTCAGCCAGGGCAAGAACAAGGTGTCGCTGGACGCCATCGAGCGGGCAGCCTTCTTCCTGACGCTGGACGAGGAGGCGCACGGCTACAGCGCGGACAGGGAGGACTGCATGGACACCTACGCCAAGTCCCTGCTGCACGGGCAGTGCTACGACCG GTGGTTTGACAAATCCTTCACCCTGGTCGTCTACAAGAACGGCAAGCTGGGCGCCAACGCCGAGCACTCGTGGGCCGACGCACCCATCATCGGGCACCTCTGGGAG tTCATGCTGGCGACGGACAAATTCCAGCTGGGCTACACCGAGGGGGGGCACTGCGTGGGGGACCCCGACACGCGGCTGGCACCACCCCAGCGCCTGCAGTGGGACATCCCCCAGGAG TGCCAGGCCACCATCGAGAGCTCGTACCGCGTGGCCAAGGCGCTGGCCGACGACGTGGACTTCTGCTGCTTCCAGTTCTCCGACTTCGGGAAGGGGCTGATCAAGAAGTGCCGGACCAGCCCCGACGCCTTCATCCAGATCTCCCTGCAGCTCGCCCACTTCCGC GACAAGGGCTGCTTCTGCCTCACCTACGAGGCCTCCATGACGCGGCTGTTCCGCGAGGGCCGGACGGAGACGGTGCGCTCCTGCACCTCCGAGTCGACTGCCTTCGTGCGGAGCATGGGGGACGCCAGGCAGACC CGGGCCGAGCGCCAGCGGCTCTTCAAGCTGGCAGCGGAGAAGCACCAGCACATGTACCGCATGGCCATGACCGGGGCCGGCATCGACCGGCACCTCTTCTGCCTCTACGTGGTGTCCCGCTACCTGGGGGTGCAGTCCCCCTTCCTGGCACAG GTGCTGTCGGAGCCCTGGCGCCTCTCCACCAGCCAGACAccgcagcagcagctgaagatgtTCGACCTGGACAAGTACCCGGACCACGTCTCCACCGGCGGCGGCTTCGGCCCG GTCGCTGACGATGGCTACGGCGTCTCCTACATCATCGCCGGCGAGAACCTCATCACCTTCCACGTCTCCAGCAAGTACTCCAGCCCCGAGACG GACTCGAAGCGTTTCGGGAGGAACATCCGCCAGGCCATGCTGGACATCGCCGAGCTCTTCGACGTGCCAGCCAAGAAGGCGGGGAAGTGA